CGCGGTCACCGGCTGTAGAGAAACGTAGCGACACTTGCGGCAATGAGAACTACGGCGGTCGCTCCGGTAATCAGTGATGTACTCCCGAATATGGCTAATGAGAGGGCAACAAGAAGCATTGATAAAGAAATTACGTACATTCGATTCCGTTGGTTTCCCAGTTGCTTGCGCGCTATGACAAAGGTTGAACTTGACATGACGAACATTAGTGAGGCGAATGCAAGGTTATCCATAATTTGTTATTATTCTCTGTGATTAAAATAATCGCGGGCTATTCACCAGCGTTGAACTTACCAGTCCCACTCTGTAGGAACTACGATGTAATCCTCTACATCAAGTGACCCACCGGACTCGTCTAATTGGAAGATTGACATAGAGGTACTACCACCGTGTTTGTCTTTGAAAACGTTCCACAAGTTACAGCCTCCCGTTGCAGAACCGCACGCGGTGGCAATCTTCACTTCGTCGCCGGGGATTCCGTCAGCCGCGGCAAGTGCCGTAGCAATTCCACACCCTCCGGCAAGAAGTTGGCAATATTCGTCTTCAGATACGTATCTCCCGACCACGGACGCATTTAGGGTTATGTTTGGAGGAACACCCGCCCCGCCGGTATTACATTCGGTTGTTGCACCTGCTGTACAAATGTCCGGAGGGGAGGCTGTTGTTTCGGAACTTGTTGCGTAGCTTGTTACACCAAGACCGACGCCAAGAGAACCAACGGCTTTTACGAAGTGTCTTCTGTTACTATTCACCGAATCATGTGAGTTTTTGTCACACATATTATTGTGTATAACAACTTCACATTTATTGATTTTTGTTGAAAATTTAGATAACAGAAACAGAACAACAATAGAGATTATAGCGAGTCTTGACGGTTCTTCTTACTCTCGCTTAGTGTCCTAAATGAGTCTACTTCCCCCGTTGTTCCATTTAACGACGGTAGGCACGAAGTACCCGCCCCAATCGGTTGAAGCAAGCACTTTGTAGTGTTCTCCCTCCCGGCAGGGCAGTTTCTCGCTCATGACTTCCTCACTGAAGCCGTGCATGTAGTGGGGGTGACCCAGTACCTCTTTCGCATTGCCAACGCGGTGTTGAGTTTCTTCTTTGTTCATAGGCAGTTGGTGTATTCGCATGCTTCACACCCAAAGGCGGCAATCGACTCGCAGAACCGAAGGAATACCTTGAAGGTACTCATTTGGGTTTGGAGAGTGACGTTATTCAGCTCACCGTCTTCTTTTCGCCATTGGCGGTAGTCGAACAAGTGGCGGCCTGATAACTCGCTCATGGCGTCAATATCCTTGACGTTTTGGCACTAGCGGATAAAGTGCTTGAGCCGGTAGCGGTGTGCTTTTACAGTGGCTTCGCTGTTGTCTTCTTCCTTCTGTTCAAGGTATATTTCTACTGCCATATCCGATGGTATTTTTTTCCAATGTCATTGGCTCTACCTGTGAGAGCAAGGAGAAGGGAAACCCATCAGTCCGCTTTCATACCGCCGCGAAGCGGTGGTAAGGTGGGTTCACGCGGTAGCCCCGGAACGGGGCGTTCAAATCCGCGTTGGCCCACCTTTCAACGTGGGCCGAGGACATAAACTCCCCAGCCACCTAATCTTGCGGTTTTCAATATTCGAAAGCGGTTGCTATCCGTTTTGCTTTCCCTGCAACCGCCGAATTGCCCACACGAACGACAGCACCGCCAGCCCTGTCAGAATGTGTTTCAGCAGTTCACGCCACCCCGGAGGGTCTTCGTTTTGCTCCATGGAAGCCAGTCAGCAGATACAGGGAAACCGATTGTGGCGGGTCAGGGAGTGGTCGTCGTCGCTTCAGAATCGGATATTTCGTGCTGATTTGCCATCGAACCCGTGTACTCGACAGTCGGATAGACAACATCGCACTCCCAAAACAAGGTATCGAGTTCCTCATCCCGAATGCTCAGGACGAGAGGCTTGTTTCCCTCGGGGTTGTACTGGTCGTTTACACACCCGTCGTTTGTAATCGTCTTTTCGAGCGTCGCTCCTTGCTTCACGACTGCTTTCAGATAATACTTCTGTCCATGTTCGAGAAACGGCGAAAAGTAGAGCAAATATTTGCTCGGCACTTCATAGCGAGAATCCACAACCGGATTTTCCTCATCACCGATTTTGGCCACGGTTAGGTCGATTTCGTAGGTTGTAGAATCGTCGTTCAGAATCCTGAGTTCTTCCGTTCCCGGCTCAGTGGTGGTCGCCGGAGAAGTAGTTCGTGAGTTTACTGTCGTTGTCGATTCCGTTGTAGTCGTCTGCGTCGTGTCTTCTCCTTCGATTCCGACCGAGTCCATACATCCTGCCAGCCCAACCGAAAGAACACCAGACCCACAGGCCAACAACTTACGTCGCTTCATCAATTCTCAAAAATCGACACGACGGCATAAGCTTTCACCCCGATGGAAACTCAGTTTCGTTCGCGCTCTCTTTCGGTTTCTCGTTTCTGCTCTCGCTCCCTCCGCGCTCTCACGTCCGACACCGTCTTGTTTTCCAACAGCAGAGCAACCCGACGTTCGAACTCGGCTTCGTCGATTTCGCCGCACGCGTATCGACGTCGAAGCGTGTCGAGGGCGTCCTGTTGTTCGTCCACTTGTTCCGATTTCGATTCGTCTTCCCGCCATTCGCTCTTGCTTTCGTCTCCGGTTCCGAACAGTGATTCCGAGAGAATCGCCACAATCGGGAGGGCAACGGCGAACCCGAGAACGAATACCATCCAGAACCACGAATAGCCGAGAAACAGCGCGGTCAACCCTGCGCCGAGAACGAGAAGCGCGAAGATACCCGAAATTTGGTCGGCGAGAGATTCGTGCGTATTGCTCATACTCAATCTTCACCATGATTCATAAAAAATCTGTCACTGTTTGGGCGAGGATTCTTACCGCCTGCGACCTACTGTCTCCTATGGCAGAGCGCGTGCCATCGGGGCCGGAGGGGGTACCGTTTCTGGGGTCGAGTCTCCACTACGCCGACGACCCGTTGGGGTTCATGGAGCGTGTCGCGGACGGGTACGGCGACGTCGCCCGAATCGACGTGTACAGTCAGGAGGTGTACCAAGTCACCGACCCCGAAGCGATCCGTCGAGTGCTGGTGACGAACGCCGAGAACTACAAGAAACCGAGTTTAGGTGGTGACGAAGGATTGGGTGGACTGCTCGGCGACGGCCTACTGACAAGCAACGGGGAACACTGGCAACGCCAGCGAAAAGTGATGCAACCGTCGTTCTACGGTGACAAGCTGAACGACTACGCCGACATCATCGTGCGCGATTCGGAGACATTGGGCGATTCGTGGTACGACGGCAAACACGTCGATATGCACCGCGAGATGTCCGAACTGACGCTTCGTATCGTGGTCGAAAGTCTTCTCGGGGCGCGAATCGACGGCATGGAGCGCACCATCCGCGAAGCCCTGCTGGAGGTCGGAGAGCGATTCCGCCCCGGCCCGCAGGGATTCGTTCCCGAGGAGATTCCGACACCGCGAAACGTGCGCTATCGCCGGTCGGTCGATGTTCTGGACAGGATTTTGCGGGACATTCGCAGACAACACGAGGTTCACGGCGAGGCTGACGATTTGCTCGGCAAACTGCTCGGCGAGGAAGAAAGCGGCATGCTGGGCAGAGAGCAGGTTCGCAACGAGATGATGACGATGTTGCTCGCGGGCCACGACACGACCGCGCTGACGCTCACCTACGCGTGGTATCTGCTTGCGACACATCCCGAGGTGGAACGGAAATTCCACGACGAATTGGATTCGAAAGTGGATAGCTCGCCGACCGTGGCAGACCTCGCGGAGTTAGACTACCTCGAACAAATCGTCATGGAAACCATGCGACTCTATCCGCCTGCATACGTCATCTATCGACAGGCCGAAAACGAAGATACGCTCGCCGGGTTTCACATCCCTGCCGACACCGTCGTTTCCACCCCGCAGTGGGTCGTCCACCGCGACGGGCGATTTTTCGACGACCCCGAGGCGTTCCGTCCGGAACGATGGACGGCGGAGTTCCGCCGAGAACTCCCCGACTTCGCCTACTTCCCGTTCGGCGGCGGCCCGCGCAAATGTATCGGCGACGGATTCGCGATGCGAGAAGCGAAACTCGTCCTTGCGACACTCGGCACGCAGTTCAATTTCGAACTCGTTTCCGACGCGCCGCTTTCGCTCGTTCCGTTCGTCACGATTCACCCCGAAAATCCGGTCGAGATGACGGTTCGCGCCAGGTAACTATTCGATTTTTCGAACGACGGAGGAGATGCCGATGCCGGTCGCCAACAGGACGGCGAGGTTGAACGCCGCATTGAACACCGGGCGGTACTGGTCGGCGACGAAGGTCCGAATCACCGCCAGCGCGCTCATGTAGAACTGGAACAGGGCGACGATGGCGAGGAAACAGAGAAGCACCAGTGCACCTCGATAGATGTATCCCTGTACCTTCTCGCGGTTTGGTTTCTCCCGATTGGATTTTCCACGATTCTGCTCCCCGCGAGTTGCTTTTTTCCGGTCGGTTCGTACCGTCTGGTCGCTGGCCGGTTCCGCGATGGCCGTCGATTTGGATTCCGTTTCAGTCATCGTTGTCCGTGTTCCTCCGTGCGATTGCACCCGCCACGAGAAGTGCGGCGACACTCGTGAGAGCGGTGAAACCCGGTTGTCCGCTGTCGTTCGAAGTGGTGGTTGCTTCCGTGGCCGCGTTCGGACTGTTGTCTCCAGAGAAATCCGACACCGAGAGGTCGATTTCCCGATTTGTTTCGTTGACCGAAAGTCGTTCCGTGGGGTCGAGATTCGCCGCACTGCGTGCCGAGCCGACGACGACGCCGTCCTTCCAGAGGACGGCGTCGAGGTAGTAGTTGTAGTCGTCCGCGACCGACAGCGAGGCGGATGGACTTGCAGTCCGTCCCGCCTCGATTTCGCCGACTGGCACCGACACGCGGTCGGCGACGATGTTCGAGTCGGCTTGCCGCGCCGTGAACACGACGCGAACGTTTTCCGACGGATTGTCTCCCTGATTTGTCAGGTACGATGAAACGTTGAGGGTGGTCTGCTCGTCCCCGGCGTCCGCAATCGAGTACTCGATTGGCGGGAACTCGCTCGCGCTGTCCTGCCAGTGGAAATTGACGCTAGTTTCCGCGTAGGCTGGTTTGAGCGTGCCGACGCCGTTGACCTCCTTGGCACCCTCCGCGATTCGCTCGCCGTCGCGGAAGACGACGGTTTCGATTCGGTAGTCGCCGCGTCGTTCGACCGAAATGTTCTGCGTGACACTCGCTTCGCGTTCCCCTTCGATGGTCGGTACGTCCTGCCGAGTGGTCGTCTCGACTAATCCCGAATCGGCGTGAATTGCCCTGACGAGGACTGAAACGTTCTCCGCCGGGCCGCCCCTGTGTTCGAGGCGGGTTTCGACGGCCAACGTCGCGGTGCCGCCGGAGACGGAACCGGGTTCGATGGCCACATCCTCGATTTGGAGGGAACTGGCCCGGACGTCCTCGATGTCCGTTTCGGCGATTGCGCCGGGAATCAGGACGACGGCGAGCAGGGACGCCAGTACGATGATGGCAATGCCGCCCGCCAGTGTTCGTTCACGATTCATGTCCGATTAATTTCACATCCGGACAAATACTTTGTGGTTTGATATCTTCTCGGTGCGAACCGAGCGATTCACCCCTATTCAGTGCGTAGGCGATGCCATGAGCACAGAGAACGCCGCGGGAAAGGTTCGCTTCGGACTTGCGCTGGCACTCGGTGTCGTCGTCCCCGGAATGTCGAAATACGTCCTGACGGAAATGGGATACGATTTCGTCGGAACCGCGGTCTTCTACACCGGCTATCTCACCGCCGCGCTCCTCATCTGGTACATCTGGGTCAGACCGCTGAAACTGACAGGGTCGAGCGGGGCATAGCGGAAGTTTAAAGGAGAACTCACACCGATTCACGGACAGGAATGCTTGAGTTCGTCCCACTCCCACTCGTTGACGATTTCCTCATCGAATACAACGTGGGACAGGCGGTTTTCGTCCTGTTCGCGCTCTCACTGCTGGCCGCGATTCCGCTGAAGTCCCGAAAGGTACTGTCGTTGAACACTATCCTGTTCGGCCTGTTGTTCCTCACCGTGGTTGCGATGGGCGCACCGCCGCACTTCGCCTATCTCGGCCTCGCACTGCTGGTTATCGCCCCGGTGCTGTACACGACTGCGGGCAGATAGGATAGAACGCCTTTTTTCCTTGGAGGTAGACGGTTCGGCTATGGCAGACGACCTGACAGCCACGCTTCACACGAATCACGGCGACATCGAAGTCCGACTGTTCGACGAGCGCGCACCCCGCACCGTCCAGAACTTCGTCGGACTCGCAACGGGCGACCGCGACTGGACAGACCCGAAAAGCGGCGACAAAGTCTCCGGAGAACCGCTCTACGATGACGTCATCTTCCACCGTATCATCGACGACTTCATGATTCAGGGCGGCGACCCGACCGGAACCGGCCGCGGCGGCCCCGGCTACCAGTTCGACGACGAGTTCCACCCCGACCTCCAACACGACAGCGAGGGTATCCTGTCGATGGCGAACTCCGGCCCGAACACCAACGGTTCGCAGTTCTTCATCACGCTGGATGCCACGCCACACCTCAACAACAAACACTCGGTTTTCGGCGAAGTTATCGACGGCATGGACGTCGTCAAGGAAATCGGTTCGGTAGACACGAACCGACAGGACAAACCGAAAGACGACGTTGTGCTTGAGTCGGTCGAAGTTCACGACGAATAACGACGCGACGAAACGGTTGTCGAGCGACTTTCTGTTCGTTTATAACAACAGAGCCAGCACAGGAGTTACTGCTGTGACTGCGCGGTACGAATCACATTTTCGCTACCGCCTTCTAATTTTGGTGAAAGAATGCTGTTTGCAAATCACCCTCACTCGTCACTCGCTTCTTACAGTCCCTCGTTTCTCGTTCGCCCGTATCCACGGGAAGAAGCAAGTTCTTCCCTGCTGGTTACGAACGCTCCGCGTTCGTCACATCCGAAAAATCTTTGATTTTTCAGGACATCAAAATCACAGAGCGATTTTGAGACACCAGGCCGCCGAGGCCGGGCACGCGAGCGCGCCCGGCCAACCCAAATATTGCCTACATCAGTAGTCACAACAGAACCAACATTTGCTCAACAGTGTAACTTAAACACTATACTTGATGCATTCGCTAGAAAAGTCCTTCTCTCGGCGATTTCCGAAACCACTTCCCCATCCATCCCAAATCCTCGCCTATGGACGAGTCCGCGGAACGAACGAAAATCGAGTGGCGAGAGTGGGGTGCGGACGCATTCGAGGCGGCGAAAGACGAGAACAAACCCATCCTCCTGTCGCTTTCTGCGCGGTGGTGTTCGTGGTGTCACGAGATGGACGAAAAGACGTATTCGATACCGACGCTGGCGGCGAACGTCAACGACTCCTTCATCCCGATTCGGGTCGACATCGACCGCCATCCACGGGTTCGAGAACGATACAACATGGGCGGGTTTCCGACAACCGTGTTCCTCACGCCCGAGGGCGAACATCTCACTGGTGCCACCTTCCTCGACCACGACACTATGCGACAGGTCGTGGGACAGGTGCGTGACCTCTGGAAACACAAAGGACGAGAAGCGGCGCAGGTGCCGCGAAACATTCGTGACCAGAATCCACCCGCCGGGGAGGTAACCGAGGAAATCGAGCGTCTGTTGGTCGGACAGGTCGAAGACCGGTTCGACTCGACCCACGGTGGGTGGGGCGACGACGCCAAGTTCCCGGTTCCGCGAACGATCGAGTTCGCGCTGAAACGCGACCGAGAGCGCGCACTCGCCACCCTGTCTCCAATCACGGCGAACCTGTTCGACGACTATGACGGTGGCTTTTTCCGCTACGCCGGAACCCGCGACTGGAACGACATTCACCACGAAAAGGTGCTCGACGCGAACGCAGCGCTCGTGCGCGCCTACGCGAACGCCTACCTGTACACGGGCGAGGAACGCTACCGCGACCCCGCCGAGAAAACCATCGAATACCTGACGACGACGCTCTGGAACGGCGACGCCTTCGGCGGAAGCCAACAACCCGGCGACGGATACTACGGCGGCGACGCGAGCGACCGCGAGAGCGAGGACGCGCCCGACGTTGACCCAACTGCCTTCGCGGACTGGAACGCGCTGGCCGCTGACGCCTTGCTCACCTTCACGGCCTACACCGACGACGACTACGCCCGACGCTACGCGGAGCGAACGCTTTCCTTCCTCGACTCGCTCGTGGACGACGGCGTGGTCGCCCATTATAAAAATCCCGGCGAAGAACCGGCCGAATCCGGCCTACTCGCCGACCACACACACGTCACTCGGGCCTTCACGACTGCTGTGCAGGTGCTCGGCGATGAGAATGCGACGGATTCCGGCTATCTGGACACCGCGCAAGAGGTTGCGGATTACGCCATCGACACGCTCCAACAAGACGACGGCGCGTTCGTTGATGGGCCGATGGAGGGTGCAGGATTGCTCGACCGACCGCTCCGCCCGGTCGATGGAAACGCCGCATTCGCAGATGTGTTGGTTGACCTCTCGATTCTCACCGGTGAATCACGCTACGAGGAGACGGCGCGGGAGTCCCTCGGTGCGTTCGCTGGCGCGGCGGACAGAATCGGCGTGCAAGTTGCAGGCTACGGCACCGCCGCATCCCGCGTCTGCAGAAAACCGCTTCAGATTCTCGTCGCCGCCCCGGTGGGGTCAGACCTCCATCGGGCGGGACTCCGTATCGCCGACCACGAGAAAGTCGTCGTTCCGAATGCGACTGACACGACTGATGCGAGTGGCACGAACGGCAGGGATGCCGTCCGCGCCGAACTCGAAGCCGGTCACGCCTATCTCGTTACCGAGGGGACGATGTCCGACCCCGCGAGCACGCCCGCCGAACTGAACGAACTCGCAACGAGTTTCTTTTAAAATGAATAACATAGATAAAAACAAGCATGCGGTTGGAATATCGACGAACGCACGGAGCGTTTTTATAGAGTCAGCGTAATGTCAACAGATATGGCAAGTCTCCGCGATTTGGGGCTCTCGGAATACGAGGCGCGGGTGTATCGGGCACTGTTGAACACGGGGCCGACCACGGCCAAGGAACTGTCGCGCGCGAGCGAAGTACCGATGGGGAGAATATACGACGTTCTCAACAGCTTGGAGACGCACAATCTCGTCCGCAGTCAGAGCGCGAGTCGGCCGAAAAAGTACGTCGCGGTCGAACCGAGCACCGCGCTCGACCGACTGTTGGACGACAAACTGCAAGAACTGGACGCGAAGGCGGAGCAGTACGAAGGCATCGTGGACGAGTTGAGCACCGAACTCGACACCGCCGAACCGCCCATCGAAGAAGGGTTCTGGACGGCGGCAGTCGGCCCGGACGAATCGCTCGAACTGCTGGTCGAACGGTTGGACGCCGCCGAAGAGCGAATCGTCATGGTTGCCGGGCGAGTGTCGCCGACGTTCGACATCGGCGACGTCGGCGAAACCGTCACCGAGCACATCGAACGCGCACTCGACCGCGACGTCGAAGTGTCGGTGCTCATGTCGCCGGAACTCGTTCGGACACTTCCACCGAGCGTCGGCGACCGGTACGCCACGACGCTTTCCGACCATCCACAGTTTTCGGTACGGACGACGCCGAAACTCGACGGGACGTTCAATCTCATCGACGAAATCGAGGTGTGCATCGAGGTGGCGAATCCGCTGTCGCCGGGCGAGGCATTCGCCATGATCGACCTCAAAGACCCAGAATTTGCGGCGAACGTCAACAACCAGTTTTCCTCGCGGTGGGAGATGGCAGAACCGCTTCGTCTCTGAGGTTCGACTTTCCCCTTTTCCTTTCCGTTCTCTACTCTCGCCCCGACAGTCCGACGAGGTGGCCGACTTCCGGGAGTAGAATCTCTTCGATTCCGAGTCGAACTGCATTTTCACTGCCGGGGAGACAGCAGATGACGACGCCGTCCACGACGCCCGCCGTCGCCCGCGTTCCGACGACTTTCGTTCCGATTTCGTCGTAGGAAAGCGTGCGAAACAATTCGCCGAATCCGGGCAGTTCCTTTTCGAGCAGCCGGGTCACCGCTTCGATGGTCACGTCGTCGGGCGTGACGCCGGTTCCGCCGGTCGTCACGACCACATCCATGTCCTTTCGTCCGACGAGGTTGTCCACGGTTTTCTGTATCGTGTCGTAGTCGTCCGGAACGAGTTCCCGTGTCACCATGTCGTGGCCGTCCGCTTCGACCAGTTCGGCGATGGCGTCGCCCGCTGAATCTTCGTCCAGCGAGCGCGAGGACGAAACGGTGACGACGCCGACTCCGAGTTCGCCTTTATCGTGGGCGTGGTGGTGTTGGTGGTCGTCGTGGTCGTGTTTGGTATCGTCGTCGTTGTGCTGATGGTCGTCGTCTTGTCGTTCTTCGTTTTCGTTCCGTCCGTCACTTTCTTCAGCAGTTTCGTCTTCTGTCTCGTCCTCCTCGTCAACCGGTGCGCGGCGCGTGTCGCGCGATTGAAAATCGACCATGGGTGGTCGTTTCCGTTGCGACCTCTAAAAATCGTCGGCGACTCCGTTGAGGTACAGTTTTAGCCCTCCCATCCGACATACCGCACATGAAAGCCGTCCAGTTCGAAGGACACGGCGGGACGGAGGTTATCGACTACGCGGAGTTCCCCGACCCGGAACCAGCACGAGATGAAGTTCTCATCGACGTGAAAGCGGGCGCGCTGAACCACTTGGACGTGTGGACGCGCAGAGGGCTTCCAGGCCTCTCGCTCGACATGCCGCACATCCCCGGCAGTGACGGAGCGGGCGAAGTCATCGACGTCGGCGAGGGCGTGACTCGCTTCGAACCCGGTGACAGAGTCGCCCTCTCGGCGGGCGTCAGTTGCGGAAAATGCGAGTTCTGCCGCCACGGCCAGCACTCGATGTGCGTGAAATACCACGTCATCGGCGAACACGTTCGTGGGATTCACAGCGAACTCGCCGTCATGCCCGAGGACAACCTGCTTCCGGTTCCGGACGGCGTTTCGTGGGAAACTGCCGCCGCAGCGCCGCTCGTCTTCCAGACTGCGTGGCGCATGCTCCTGACTCGGGGTGACGTTCGCCCCGGCGAGAAAGTGCTGGTTCTCGGCGCGTCCGGCGGTGTCGGCCACGCCGCCGTCCAAATCGCGGACTACGCCGGAGCGACGGTGTACGCGACCGGCAGTAGCGAGGGGAAATTAGACCACGCGCGCGAACTCGGCGCGGACTACGCCATCAACTACGAGGACGACGATTTCGTCGAGCAAATCCGCGACTTGACCGGAAAGCGCGGCGTTGATGTCGTCGTTGACCACGTCGGCGCGGCGACGTGGCAGGACTCCCTCAAAAGCCTCGCCAAGGGTGGCCGGATTCTGACCTGCGGGGCGACCACGGGTGGACGACCGGAAACCGACATCAACCGCATCTTCTGGAATCAGTTGTCCGTCATCGGTTCCACGATGGCCTCCCACGGCGAGGCGGACGACGCGCTGGAACTGGTGTGGGACGGCACGTTCGAACCCAAAATCCGGGACGTGCTCCCGATGAGCGAGACGGCGCGCGCCCACGAAATGCTCGAAAACCGCGACGGGTTCGGGAAGGTCGTCGTCAAACCCGACAGTGAACTATGATGACTGAAAGCAGGGAGTTCGGACGAAGCGGCTGGATTCTGGTCGCCGTGATGGTGCTCGCGTTCATCATCGCGCCCCTCCTCATCTACATCAATCCGCCGTATCTGCCGTTCAAGTTCGCGTACATCGTG
The window above is part of the Haladaptatus cibarius D43 genome. Proteins encoded here:
- a CDS encoding MogA/MoaB family molybdenum cofactor biosynthesis protein, producing MVDFQSRDTRRAPVDEEDETEDETAEESDGRNENEERQDDDHQHNDDDTKHDHDDHQHHHAHDKGELGVGVVTVSSSRSLDEDSAGDAIAELVEADGHDMVTRELVPDDYDTIQKTVDNLVGRKDMDVVVTTGGTGVTPDDVTIEAVTRLLEKELPGFGELFRTLSYDEIGTKVVGTRATAGVVDGVVICCLPGSENAVRLGIEEILLPEVGHLVGLSGRE
- a CDS encoding SHOCT domain-containing protein — its product is MSNTHESLADQISGIFALLVLGAGLTALFLGYSWFWMVFVLGFAVALPIVAILSESLFGTGDESKSEWREDESKSEQVDEQQDALDTLRRRYACGEIDEAEFERRVALLLENKTVSDVRARREREQKRETERERERN
- a CDS encoding TrmB family transcriptional regulator yields the protein MASLRDLGLSEYEARVYRALLNTGPTTAKELSRASEVPMGRIYDVLNSLETHNLVRSQSASRPKKYVAVEPSTALDRLLDDKLQELDAKAEQYEGIVDELSTELDTAEPPIEEGFWTAAVGPDESLELLVERLDAAEERIVMVAGRVSPTFDIGDVGETVTEHIERALDRDVEVSVLMSPELVRTLPPSVGDRYATTLSDHPQFSVRTTPKLDGTFNLIDEIEVCIEVANPLSPGEAFAMIDLKDPEFAANVNNQFSSRWEMAEPLRL
- a CDS encoding cytochrome P450; this encodes MAERVPSGPEGVPFLGSSLHYADDPLGFMERVADGYGDVARIDVYSQEVYQVTDPEAIRRVLVTNAENYKKPSLGGDEGLGGLLGDGLLTSNGEHWQRQRKVMQPSFYGDKLNDYADIIVRDSETLGDSWYDGKHVDMHREMSELTLRIVVESLLGARIDGMERTIREALLEVGERFRPGPQGFVPEEIPTPRNVRYRRSVDVLDRILRDIRRQHEVHGEADDLLGKLLGEEESGMLGREQVRNEMMTMLLAGHDTTALTLTYAWYLLATHPEVERKFHDELDSKVDSSPTVADLAELDYLEQIVMETMRLYPPAYVIYRQAENEDTLAGFHIPADTVVSTPQWVVHRDGRFFDDPEAFRPERWTAEFRRELPDFAYFPFGGGPRKCIGDGFAMREAKLVLATLGTQFNFELVSDAPLSLVPFVTIHPENPVEMTVRAR
- a CDS encoding zinc-binding dehydrogenase — its product is MKAVQFEGHGGTEVIDYAEFPDPEPARDEVLIDVKAGALNHLDVWTRRGLPGLSLDMPHIPGSDGAGEVIDVGEGVTRFEPGDRVALSAGVSCGKCEFCRHGQHSMCVKYHVIGEHVRGIHSELAVMPEDNLLPVPDGVSWETAAAAPLVFQTAWRMLLTRGDVRPGEKVLVLGASGGVGHAAVQIADYAGATVYATGSSEGKLDHARELGADYAINYEDDDFVEQIRDLTGKRGVDVVVDHVGAATWQDSLKSLAKGGRILTCGATTGGRPETDINRIFWNQLSVIGSTMASHGEADDALELVWDGTFEPKIRDVLPMSETARAHEMLENRDGFGKVVVKPDSEL
- a CDS encoding DUF7490 domain-containing protein yields the protein MNRERTLAGGIAIIVLASLLAVVLIPGAIAETDIEDVRASSLQIEDVAIEPGSVSGGTATLAVETRLEHRGGPAENVSVLVRAIHADSGLVETTTRQDVPTIEGEREASVTQNISVERRGDYRIETVVFRDGERIAEGAKEVNGVGTLKPAYAETSVNFHWQDSASEFPPIEYSIADAGDEQTTLNVSSYLTNQGDNPSENVRVVFTARQADSNIVADRVSVPVGEIEAGRTASPSASLSVADDYNYYLDAVLWKDGVVVGSARSAANLDPTERLSVNETNREIDLSVSDFSGDNSPNAATEATTTSNDSGQPGFTALTSVAALLVAGAIARRNTDNDD
- a CDS encoding peptidylprolyl isomerase, with product MADDLTATLHTNHGDIEVRLFDERAPRTVQNFVGLATGDRDWTDPKSGDKVSGEPLYDDVIFHRIIDDFMIQGGDPTGTGRGGPGYQFDDEFHPDLQHDSEGILSMANSGPNTNGSQFFITLDATPHLNNKHSVFGEVIDGMDVVKEIGSVDTNRQDKPKDDVVLESVEVHDE
- a CDS encoding DUF255 domain-containing protein translates to MDESAERTKIEWREWGADAFEAAKDENKPILLSLSARWCSWCHEMDEKTYSIPTLAANVNDSFIPIRVDIDRHPRVRERYNMGGFPTTVFLTPEGEHLTGATFLDHDTMRQVVGQVRDLWKHKGREAAQVPRNIRDQNPPAGEVTEEIERLLVGQVEDRFDSTHGGWGDDAKFPVPRTIEFALKRDRERALATLSPITANLFDDYDGGFFRYAGTRDWNDIHHEKVLDANAALVRAYANAYLYTGEERYRDPAEKTIEYLTTTLWNGDAFGGSQQPGDGYYGGDASDRESEDAPDVDPTAFADWNALAADALLTFTAYTDDDYARRYAERTLSFLDSLVDDGVVAHYKNPGEEPAESGLLADHTHVTRAFTTAVQVLGDENATDSGYLDTAQEVADYAIDTLQQDDGAFVDGPMEGAGLLDRPLRPVDGNAAFADVLVDLSILTGESRYEETARESLGAFAGAADRIGVQVAGYGTAASRVCRKPLQILVAAPVGSDLHRAGLRIADHEKVVVPNATDTTDASGTNGRDAVRAELEAGHAYLVTEGTMSDPASTPAELNELATSFF